A window of the Loxodonta africana isolate mLoxAfr1 chromosome 3, mLoxAfr1.hap2, whole genome shotgun sequence genome harbors these coding sequences:
- the LOC100655084 gene encoding olfactory receptor 7E24-like has product MEPQNLTDVSEFFLLGLSEDPELQPLLFGLFLSMYLITVTGNLLLILAVTSDSHLHTPMYFFLSNLSLTDISVISTTLLKMLVNIQTHSKSITYAGCLTQVSFFYLFICLDTVLLSVMAYDRFVAICHPLRYTVIMNPRLCVLLVLVSFFISLLDSLLHISMMSQLTFCTAVKIPHFFCNPPQLFQFACSDTFIHILLVYCSGAIFGGVPISVILFSYARIVSSILRISSLGGKYKAFSTCGSHLTVVCLYYGTGLGVYFSSAATSSPRMCAVSSVMYTVVTPMLNPFIYSLRNRDIKKALWRLLSRRV; this is encoded by the coding sequence ATGGAGCCACAGAATCTAACAGATGTCTCAGAATTCTTCCTCTTGGGCCTCTCTGAGGACCCAGAACTGCAGCCCCTCCTCTTTGGGCTGTTCCTGTCCATGTACCTGATCACTGTGACTGGGAACCTACTCCTCATCCTGGCTGTCACCTCTGACTCCcatctccacacccccatgtacttcttcctctccaactTGTCCTTGACTGATATCAGTGTCATTTCCACCACACTCCTAAAGATGCTAGTGAACATCCAGACACACAGCAAATCCATCACCTATGCAGGCTGCCTGACACAAGTGtcctttttctatctctttatatGCCTGGATACTGTGCTCCTCAGTGTGATGGCTTATGACCGGTTTGTGGCCATCTGTCACCCCCTGCGCTATACAGTCATCATGAACCCCCGCCTCTGTGTCTTGCTAGTTTTGGTATCTTTTTTTATCAGCCTTTTGGACTCCCTGCTGCACATTTCTATGATGTCACAACTTACCTTCTGCACAGCTGTGAAAATTCctcatttcttctgtaaccctCCTCAACTCTTTCAATTTGCGTGCTCTGACACCTTCATCCATATCTTATTAGTATATTGTAGTGGTGCCATCTTTGGTGGTGTTCCAATCTCAGTGATCCTTTTCTCTTACGCTCGAATTGTTTCTTCCATTCTGAGAATCTCATCTTTAGGTGGGAAGTATAAAGCCTTTTCCACCTGTGGCTCTCACCTTACAGTTGTTTGCTTATATTATGGAACAGGCCTTGGAGTGTACTTCAGTTCAGCTGCCACATCTTCACCCAGGATGTGTGCGGTGTCCTCAGTGATGTACACTGTGGTGAcccccatgctgaaccccttcatctacagcctgagaaacAGGGACATCAAGAAGGCCCTCTGGAGGCTCCTCAGCAGAAGGGTTTAA